Proteins encoded together in one Variovorax paradoxus window:
- a CDS encoding Tex family protein produces MQKIIRQLAAEIKVGEHQVKAAIELLDGGATVPFIARYRKEVTDGLDDIQLRELEARLAYLRELEDRRAAVIKSIDEQGKLTPELRAAIEFAPTKQELEDLYLPFKQKRRTKGQIAREFGIEPLADKLLADPTLDPAVEAKAFLQPATTLDDGKPGPDFSTVPAVLDGVRDILSERWAEDAALVQGLREWLWAEGLLKSTLMAGKDENNADVAKFRDYFDYDEPIGRVPSHRALAVFRGRALDILDAKLVLPVEPEPGKPSIAEGRIALHLGWSHAGRPADDLIRKCVAWTWRVKLALSTERDLFTRLREDAEKVAIKVFADNLRDLLLAAPAGPRVVMGLDPGIRTGVKVAVVDATGKLVETATVFPHEPRKDWEGSLHTLGKLCAKHGVNLIAIGNGTASRETDKLAADLIKLLAKMAAQAGAPEMKVDKVVVSEAGASVYSASEFASQEMPDVDVSLRGAASIARRLQDPLAELVKIDPKSIGVGQYQHDVNQSELARTLQAVVEDCVNSVGVDLNTASVPLLSRVSGLSASVAKAVVRWRESNGAFSTRKQLLDVTGFGPKAFEQSAGFLRIRDGADPLDITGVHPETYPVVEQIIVKTGKPIAELMGRAEMLKTLKPELFANEKFGVITVKDILGELEKPGRDPRPDFKVARFNDGVDDIADLKEGMILEGTVSNVAQFGAFIDLGVHQDGLVHVSQLSHKFVNDAREVVKTGDIVKVKVMEVDVARKRIGLSMKLDAAPARRDGPRDNRFEGAGRGQQQGSRRDSAPQPAGQMASAFAKLQGLRK; encoded by the coding sequence ATGCAGAAAATCATTCGCCAGCTTGCCGCCGAGATCAAGGTAGGCGAGCACCAGGTGAAGGCGGCCATCGAACTGCTCGATGGCGGTGCCACGGTTCCGTTCATTGCCCGATACCGCAAGGAGGTCACCGACGGCCTCGACGACATTCAGCTGCGCGAGCTTGAAGCGCGCCTGGCCTACCTGCGCGAGCTCGAAGACCGCCGCGCCGCGGTCATCAAGAGCATCGACGAGCAGGGCAAGCTCACCCCCGAACTGCGCGCCGCGATCGAATTCGCCCCGACCAAGCAGGAGCTCGAAGACCTGTACCTGCCGTTCAAGCAGAAGCGCCGCACCAAGGGCCAGATTGCGCGCGAATTCGGCATCGAGCCGCTGGCCGACAAACTGCTGGCCGATCCAACGCTCGACCCCGCAGTGGAGGCCAAGGCCTTCCTGCAGCCCGCCACCACGCTCGACGACGGCAAGCCGGGCCCCGATTTCTCGACCGTGCCGGCCGTGCTCGACGGGGTGCGCGACATTCTTTCCGAGCGCTGGGCCGAAGACGCGGCGCTGGTGCAGGGCCTGCGCGAATGGCTGTGGGCCGAGGGCCTGCTCAAGTCGACGCTGATGGCCGGCAAGGACGAGAACAACGCCGACGTCGCCAAGTTTCGCGACTACTTCGACTATGACGAGCCGATCGGCCGCGTGCCTTCGCACCGCGCGCTGGCCGTGTTTCGCGGCCGCGCGCTCGACATCCTCGATGCCAAGCTGGTGCTGCCGGTGGAGCCCGAACCGGGCAAGCCCAGCATCGCCGAAGGCCGGATCGCGCTGCACCTGGGCTGGAGCCACGCAGGCCGCCCGGCCGACGACCTGATCCGCAAGTGCGTCGCCTGGACCTGGCGCGTGAAGCTCGCGCTTTCGACCGAGCGCGACCTGTTCACCCGCCTGCGCGAAGACGCCGAGAAGGTCGCCATCAAGGTGTTTGCCGACAACCTGCGCGACCTGCTGCTGGCCGCTCCCGCCGGCCCGCGCGTGGTGATGGGCCTGGACCCGGGCATTCGCACCGGCGTAAAGGTGGCCGTGGTCGACGCGACCGGCAAGCTGGTTGAAACCGCCACCGTGTTCCCGCACGAACCGCGCAAGGACTGGGAAGGCTCGCTGCACACGCTCGGCAAGCTGTGCGCCAAGCACGGCGTGAACCTGATCGCCATTGGCAACGGCACCGCCAGCCGCGAGACCGACAAGCTGGCCGCCGACCTCATCAAGCTGCTCGCCAAGATGGCGGCCCAGGCCGGCGCACCCGAGATGAAGGTCGACAAGGTGGTGGTGAGCGAGGCCGGCGCTTCGGTTTATTCGGCCAGCGAATTCGCCTCGCAGGAAATGCCCGATGTGGACGTGAGCCTGCGCGGCGCCGCCAGCATTGCGCGCCGCCTGCAAGACCCGCTGGCCGAACTCGTGAAGATCGACCCCAAGAGCATCGGCGTGGGCCAATATCAGCACGACGTGAACCAGAGCGAACTGGCGCGCACGCTGCAGGCCGTGGTGGAAGACTGCGTGAACTCGGTGGGCGTGGACCTCAACACCGCGAGCGTGCCGCTGCTCAGCCGCGTGTCGGGCCTGTCGGCCAGCGTGGCCAAGGCCGTGGTGCGCTGGCGCGAATCGAACGGTGCGTTCTCCACGCGCAAGCAGCTGCTCGACGTGACCGGCTTCGGCCCCAAGGCCTTCGAGCAGAGCGCCGGCTTTCTGCGGATTCGCGACGGCGCAGACCCGCTCGACATTACCGGCGTGCACCCTGAGACCTATCCGGTGGTGGAACAGATCATCGTGAAGACCGGCAAGCCGATCGCCGAACTGATGGGCCGCGCCGAGATGCTCAAGACGCTCAAGCCCGAGCTGTTCGCCAACGAGAAGTTCGGCGTCATCACGGTGAAGGACATCCTCGGCGAACTCGAAAAGCCCGGCCGCGACCCGCGCCCCGACTTCAAGGTGGCGCGCTTCAACGACGGCGTGGACGACATTGCCGACCTGAAGGAAGGCATGATCCTCGAAGGCACCGTGAGCAACGTGGCGCAGTTCGGCGCCTTCATCGATCTGGGCGTGCACCAGGACGGTCTGGTGCACGTGAGCCAACTGAGCCACAAGTTCGTGAACGATGCGCGCGAAGTGGTGAAGACCGGCGACATCGTCAAGGTCAAGGTGATGGAAGTGGACGTGGCACGCAAGCGCATCGGGCTCTCCATGAAGCTCGACGCGGCCCCAGCCCGCCGCGACGGCCCGCGCGACAACCGCTTCGAAGGCGCGGGACGCGGCCAGCAGCAGGGTTCGCGCCGCGACAGCGCGCCGCAGCCCGCGGGCCAGATGGCCAGCGCGTTTGCCAAGCTGCAGGGGCTGCGCAAGTAA